The nucleotide window ACAATTGTCTTTGTAGTGCACATTCCGACCACGCTGCCACTATCCCGTCAAGCGTACCGAACATCAATCCGCATTCCGCTCTTCGACCTGTACACTTGAGACAAGACCCAAAAGCACCTGCCTGAGTGCATTCCACCGCTCGTTTCGCCCGGCCCTCTGGGGGCGCAGGGAGCAAGACCCATTGGAGCCGATTGAAGCGACATATTCATAATGGCGAACCTACGTTTCGCGGTCAGCATGCAACGTGAGTACTATTCACTCGCTGTGCATAGAGGGATTGCAAACTGACTTTTATCAGGGTTAATACCGTTTCTTGGCTTCCACCATGTTCTCATGATTCTCATCGCTATTGCGATAATATTACTATGTAAGATGAGACAAAAGCATGCCATATCAACCCAACTAACAATCTCCAGCATTACTACTGGCAGGATGCTCATCGACATCGCCACTCATTCCCGGAATCTTCCTCATCTCCATGTGGTACGAAAAGTTCACACCCACCTACGCACCTGAACAAGTCGACCCGGGTGTCACAGCCGCAATTGCCAACATTGTCGGCAATGCACAGCTCGGCGTGCGCGTCGGCTACTTTGGCATCTGCATCAACCGCGACGGCGGTGGCTTCATTTGCTCCAACAACGCCACAGCACTCGTCGACAATGTCTCGGTCGACCAGGATCCCCTCAACCTCGTGTGGGTAGCGGCTACATTCAAGGACGCCGTTGTGTTTCCCTACCTGCTCATTGTGGCCATCATCCTCGCCTTCTTCACATTCATCCTACTTGCCACCTTTCCTGGATGGCACGAGGAGCACGATGAGCGAACTGGGTCCGAGGTCGACGTCAAGCCATTCCCATCAAGGCCTGTCTCACAAGTTGCACTCGCACTCATCTTCATCGCATCCATCTTTGTCCTGGTTTCCGTCCTATGGCAACACACAGCATCAGTCGCAGCCGCAACCATTGTGCAAGATCTCGGAAACGGGAGCGTCAAATCTGGCGTCGGTACATCGGCCATGGTTCTTGGCTGGTTCGGCTTTGTCTTGCTCATAATAGTAACCATCGGGCTGCTCGTCATGATTCTCAGCATCATTGTTCTCGACCGCCTCACCGACAACGACTAAGAGGACCGACAGGACGGAGAATATTTTCAGAACATAATTAACGGGAGGAGGAGCATTTTGTTGTTGCGATTGTGTAATTTCGTGCCGAGTGTACTCGGCCTTTTCTTCTTCCGCCTAGTTTCATACCCTTTTGGCGATGCAATAGCAGCGTGCTGCTCAGAACAATATTGTTTGGCATACTTGGCGTTGAGGGTGTTATTTGCGACACACGATTTCGATTCATGGCAGTCAGTGCTGAGGGTTATCCAGCCATGTCTAGACGGAGGAACGACCCAATTAAAAGAGACGCTGGGATCGTTGGAATGTATTTATGTAGTAAACGAAAGAATGAGAATTGAATATGTCAAGCAAACATCGGCCCCAAACTGCGCCACTCGCGTGAAGGTGTTTCTGTCGTGATGCGGATCCGGGGTTTTATCGCATGGGGCTAAACGCGGGGAAACGCGCAGTCGTGGGAAGGATCGGAACGGCTTGAGCACTTCCGGAATAGAACATCGTTGCTCTTGCAATCCATCTTGCTCTATCAGCTATGAAACCATGGACTCTTTGGCTTCTCCGTCGAATATTGCAGCGGAGTTACTCCGAAGACCGGCGGTAGGGTGCAATCACAGTTGGCGCCATGCCTAGGCGGGCATAGGGCATTTTGTCGCGTCCAAAAAATTTGGTGGGGTTCACCTGAGAGACATGCAGCTCTGACTGCTGACAGTTTAAAATCTCCCCAAGCCTTTCAATCTTCTCCTCCTTGTCCTCACTTCCCCTCCTACCAATTCTAGTCGTTTTTCCCAATTACTCATCATGTCTAGCTACGCGCTTCCCAAGTCCCACCAGGACGTATGTTGCCCCGCTTCACAAAGAAGTACATAATGCTGACTCGAACCAGCTCATGGAGAAGTCCCTGGTGGACACTGACAATGAGGTCGCTCAAATCATGGTACGATATGCAGTCTTTTCTGTACGTACCGTCATCTAACAGAACCACAGGAGAAGGAAATTCAGCGTCAACGCGAGTCCATCCTCCTCATCGCCTCCGAGAATGTTACCTCCCGCGCCGTCTTTGATGCGCTCGGTTCGCCCATGTCCAACAAGTACTCTGAGGGTTACCCCGGTGCCAGATACTACGGTGGCAACGAGCACATTGACTCCATCGAACTGCTCTGCCAGAAGCGCGCTCTTGAGACCTTTGGTCTTGACTCGGAGAAGTGGGGTGTCAACGTACAATGCTTGAGCGGTAGCCCGGCAAACTTGCAGGCATACCAAGCCATCATGAGGCCACACGACAGGCTGATGGGTCTTGATCTGCCCCACGGTGGTCACTTGAGCCACGGTTACCAGACACCGCAGAGGAAGTGTGTACAGAACAATGCGTCCTGAAGAGTATAGGCTGACAGCAAGTTAGAATCTCCGCTGTTTCCACATACTTCGAGACGTTCCCCTACCGCGTAAACCTCGAGACTGGCCTCATCGACTACGACCAGCTCGAGCAGAACGCCCTCATGTACCGCCCCAAGGTCCTCGTTGCCGGTACCTCCGCCTACTGCCGTGAGATCGACTATGCCCGCATGCGCGAGATTGCTGACAAGGTCGGCTGCTACCTGTTGATGGACATGGCCCATATCTCTGGTCTTGTCGCTGCTGGTGTTAACAAGTCGCCCTTCCCATACTGCGACATTGTCACCACCACGACCCACAAGTCCCTTCGTGGACCCCGTGGTGCCATGATCTTCTTCCGCAAGGGCGTGCGCAAGACCGATGCCAAGACTGGCAAGGAGACCCTATATGACCTCGAGGGACCCATCAacttctccgtcttcccTGGTCACCAGGGTGGTCCCCATAACCACACCATCACCGCGCTTGCTGTTGCGCTTAAGCAAGCCCAGACCGAGGACTTCAAGCTCTACCAGCAACAAGTCATCAAGAACGCAAAGGCACTTGAGGTTGCCTTCAAGAAGATGGACTACAAGCTCGTCACTGACGGCACTGACAACCACATGGTCCTCCTGGACCTCAAGCCCTTTGCCCTCGACGGTGCCCGTGTTGAGGCCGTTCTCGAGCAGGTAAACATTGCCTGCAACAAGAACACCACCCCTGGTGACAAGTCCGCACTTACGCCTATGGGTATCCGTATTGGAGCACCAGCCATGACATCGCGTGGTCTGGGTGAGGATGACTTCAAG belongs to Pyrenophora tritici-repentis strain M4 chromosome 10, whole genome shotgun sequence and includes:
- a CDS encoding Fig1 multi-domain protein: MANLRFAVSMQRLIPFLGFHHVLMILIAIAIILLSLLLAGCSSTSPLIPGIFLISMWYEKFTPTYAPEQVDPGVTAAIANIVGNAQLGVRVGYFGICINRDGGGFICSNNATALVDNVSVDQDPLNLVWVAATFKDAVVFPYLLIVAIILAFFTFILLATFPGWHEEHDERTGSEVDVKPFPSRPVSQVALALIFIASIFVLVSVLWQHTASVAAATIVQDLGNGSVKSGVGTSAMVLGWFGFVLLIIVTIGLLVMILSIIVLDRLTDND
- a CDS encoding GlyA, Glycine-serine hydroxymethyltransferase; protein product: MSSYALPKSHQDLMEKSLVDTDNEVAQIMEKEIQRQRESILLIASENVTSRAVFDALGSPMSNKYSEGYPGARYYGGNEHIDSIELLCQKRALETFGLDSEKWGVNVQCLSGSPANLQAYQAIMRPHDRLMGLDLPHGGHLSHGYQTPQRKISAVSTYFETFPYRVNLETGLIDYDQLEQNALMYRPKVLVAGTSAYCREIDYARMREIADKVGCYLLMDMAHISGLVAAGVNKSPFPYCDIVTTTTHKSLRGPRGAMIFFRKGVRKTDAKTGKETLYDLEGPINFSVFPGHQGGPHNHTITALAVALKQAQTEDFKLYQQQVIKNAKALEVAFKKMDYKLVTDGTDNHMVLLDLKPFALDGARVEAVLEQVNIACNKNTTPGDKSALTPMGIRIGAPAMTSRGLGEDDFKKIANYIDSCIKLCKKIQSELPKENNKLKDFKNKVASGEVQEINDLKKEIAAWAVTFPLPI